A genomic window from Gossypium hirsutum isolate 1008001.06 chromosome D12, Gossypium_hirsutum_v2.1, whole genome shotgun sequence includes:
- the LOC107945879 gene encoding pyruvate dehydrogenase E1 component subunit alpha-3, chloroplastic → MSLSHHHLNTNILPTLSATIPTPFPLVFSAPIVSFLSFIFYSPLSLPSSPPIFSPFPSSLPTRKKMATAFSPSKFAAQPFPLNTTSQNNPLTIPTTASPFLGSTRKLIRLSSSSNLNIRRRSGTVVAVSDVVKENKSKSTLNLLITKEEGLELYEDMVLGRAFEDMCAQMYYRGKMFGFVHLYNGQEAISTGFIKLLKQQDSVVSTYRDHVHALSKGVSARAVMSELFGKTTGCCRGQGGSMHMFSREHNVLGGFAFIGEGIPVATGAAFTSKYKREVLKEADCDHVTLAFFGDGTCNNGQFFECLNMAALWKLPIVFVVENNLWAIGMSHLRATSDPQIYKKGPAFGMPGVHVNGMDVLKVREVAKEAIGRARRGEGPTLVECETYRFRGHSLADPDELRDPAEKAHYAARDPITALKKYLIENSLASEADLKAIDKKIDEVVEEAVEFADESPVPPRSQLLENVFADPKGFGIGPDGQYRCEDPKFTEGTAQV, encoded by the exons ATGTCATTAAGTCATCATCACCTAAATACCAACATCCTTCCAACGCTCTCTGCGACCATTCCCACGCCCTTTCCCCTTGTTTTCTCCGCCCCTATtgtttctttcctctcttttatATTCTACTCCCCACTTTCTCTTCCTTCTTCACCTCCCATTTTCTCTCCTTTTCCTTCTTCCCTCCCCACTAGGAAGAAAATGGCTACAGCTTTCTCACCTTCCAAGTTTGCCGCCCAACCATTCCCTCTCAACACCACTTCTCAAAACAACCCTCTTACAATCCCCACTACCGCCTCACCCTTCCTCGGATCTACCCGCAAACTCATCCGCCTCAGTTCTTCTTCCAATTTGAATATTCGCCGTCGATCTGGGACCGTCGTCGCCGTCTCCGATGTCGTCAAGGAAAACAAATCCAAATCTACCCTCAATCTG ttaattacaAAAGAGGAAGGGTTGGAATTATACGAAGATATGGTATTAGGAAGAGCGTTTGAAGATATGTGTGCTCAGATGTATTACAGAGGCAAAATGTTTGGTTTCGTTCATCTTTACAATGGCCAAGAAGCTATTTCAACTGGTTTCATTAAGCTCTTAAAGCAGCAAGATTCCGTCGTCAGTACTTACCGTGATCACGTGCACGCCTTAAGCAAAGGCGTCTCTGCACGTGCTGTCATGAGTGAGCTCTTCGGTAAGACCACCGGCTGCTGCCGTGGCCAAGGTGGATCGATGCATATGTTCTCGAGGGAGCACAATGTGCTCGGCGGGTTCGCTTTTATTGGTGAAGGGATCCCTGTTGCCACCGGTGCGGCTTTTACATCCAAGTATAAGAGGGAGGTTTTGAAAGAAGCGGATTGCGATCACGTCACTTTGGCATTTTTCGGGGATGGGACTTGTAACAATGGACAGTTCTTTGAGTGTTTGAATATGGCAGCGTTGTGGAAATTGCCCATCGTGTTTGTTGTTGAGAACAATTTGTGGGCTATTGGGATGTCTCATTTGAGGGCTACTTCTGATCCTCagatttataagaaaggaccggCGTTCGGGATGCCGGGTGTTCATGTGAATGGGATGGATGTATTGAAAGTGAGGGAAGTGGCTAAGGAAGCAATTGGCAGAGCTAGGAGAGGAGAAGGTCCAACATTGGTGGAATGTGAGACATATAGGTTTAGAGGACATTCATTGGCTGACCCTGATGAGCTTCGTGACCCTG CTGAGAAAGCTCACTATGCTGCCAGAGATCCCATCACAGCACTGAAAAAATACCTCATTGAGAACAGTCTGGCCAGTGAAGCAGACTTGAAGGCTATAGATAAAAAGATTGATGAGGTGGTAGAGGAAGCCGTGGAGTTTGCAGACGAAAGCCCTGTTCCTCCTCGAAGCCAGCTGCTCGAAAATGTATTTGCAGATCCAAAAGGTTTTGGAATCGGACCTGATGGCCAATATAGATGTGAGGACCCAAAGTTCACTGAAGGCACTGCTCAGGTCTAA
- the LOC107942833 gene encoding pentatricopeptide repeat-containing protein At4g01400, mitochondrial has product MLQCFLRSSKTVTTVPRSLTSLIYPSFLLFYSSSPNPPPNQRQPSPSPIASPTRVLKLISAQSDPLLAKEIFDIATTQPGFRHSYSSFLVLILKLGRSKHFSLVDDLLVRLKSDQYRVTPTLFSYLIKIYAEADLPEKALSVFYKMLEFNVKPLPRHLNRILELLVSHRNFIMPAFDLFKTAHKYGVFPNTKSYNILMGAFCLNGDLSIAYKLFNKMFERDVMPDVESYRILMQGLCRKSQVNRAVDLLEDMLNKGFEPDSLSYSTLLNSLCRKKKLREAYKLLCRMKVKGCNPDIVHYNTVILGFCREGRAMDAVKVLEDMPSNGCLPNLVSYRTLVGGLCDQGMFDEAKKYMEEMLSKGFSPHFSVSHALIKGFCSVGKIDAATEVLGEMLELRVVPHTDTWGTIVPTICEDYETEKMEEILEEVMKVEIKRDTRIVEAGIGLENYLIRKIRNRSK; this is encoded by the coding sequence atgcttcaatgtttcttacgTTCCTCCAAAACTGTAACAACTGTTCCTCGTTCACTCACCTCCCTCATATACCCTTCATTCCTCTTGTTCTACTCCTCATCTCCGAATCCACCGCCCAATCAGCGGCAACCGTCGCCGTCGCCAATAGCTTCCCCTACGCGAGTCCTGAAACTGATATCCGCCCAGTCCGACCCTCTCCTCGCTAAAGAAATCTTTGATATCGCCACCACCCAACCCGGTTTTCGTCACTCTTACTCTTCCTTCCTCGTCCTCATTCTCAAACTCGGCCGTTCCAAGCACTTCTCTCTTGTCGACGACCTTCTCGTTCGTCTCAAATCCGATCAATATCGGGTAACCCCGACTCTCTTTTCTTACCTGATCAAAATCTACGCCGAAGCTGATTTACCCGAGAAAGCTCTCAGTGTGTTCTACAAAATGCTTGAATTCAACGTTAAGCCTTTACCCAGACACTTAAATCGTATCCTCGAGCTGCTTGTTTCTCATCGTAACTTCATCATGCCTGCTTTCGACCTTTTCAAGACTGCCCATAAATACGGTGTTTTCCCCAATACCAAATCTTACAACATTTTGATGGGTGCTTTTTGTTTGAACGGGGATTTGAGTATTGCGTACAAACTGTTCAACAAAATGTTTGAAAGAGACGTTATGCCTGATGTCGAGTCTTATAGGATATTAATGCAAGGGCTATGCAGGAAGAGTCAAGTGAATAGAGCTGTAGATTTGTTAGAAGATATGTTGAATAAAGGATTCGAACCGGATTCATTGAGTTATTCTACTTTGTTGAATAGTTTGTGTAGGAAGAAGAAGCTTAGAGAAGCTTATAAGCTTCTTTGTAGAATGAAAGTTAAAGGGTGTAACCCTGACATTGTGCATTATAATACTGTTATATTGGGTTTTTGTAGAGAAGGAAGAGCTATGGATGCTGTTAAGGTTCTTGAGGATATGCCTTCAAATGGGTGTTTGCCTAATTTGGTTTCTTATAGGACTTTGGTTGGAGGGTTATGTGATCAAGGGATGTTTGATGAGGCTAAAAAGTATATGGAGGAAATGTTGTCAAAAGGGTTTTCGCCACATTTTTCGGTTTCTCATGCTTTAATCAAAGGGTTTTGCAGTGTTGGTAAGATTGATGCAGCTACTGAAGTGCTAGGGGAAATGCTTGAGCTCCGGGTAGTACCACATACGGATACTTGGGGAACGATAGTTCCTACAATCTGTGAAGATTATGAAACAGAGAAAATGGAGGAGATTTTAGAAGAGGTTATGAAGGTAGAAATTAAAAGAGACACAAGAATAGTAGAGGCAGGCATTGGATTGGAGAATTACTTGATTAGGAAAATAAGAAATAGATCAAAGTGA